From the genome of Proteus vulgaris, one region includes:
- the fliH gene encoding flagellar assembly protein FliH, with amino-acid sequence MSDKHTDTNWKPWVPKELTDWALTVEETTEDEKEVEKQEKEVVQQQKVLEQINMLDDMKDKAQKLGHAEGFEAGKNQGYQEGYQAGLQSGIEEGIRQGIAQQSPLINEWQGLLAEFRHSLNGLDSVIASRLMQIALTAAKEVLGQPAVCDGSALLAQITLMLQQEQMFSSNPQLRVNPRHIPQIEKELGDSLSAHGWKVVADNSIHVGGCRVVTNDGDLDATIATRWHELCRLAAPEAL; translated from the coding sequence ATGTCTGATAAACATACTGATACTAACTGGAAGCCTTGGGTTCCCAAAGAACTCACTGATTGGGCATTAACTGTCGAGGAAACGACAGAAGACGAAAAGGAAGTCGAAAAACAGGAAAAAGAAGTTGTTCAGCAACAGAAAGTTCTTGAGCAAATTAATATGCTTGATGACATGAAAGACAAGGCCCAGAAATTGGGCCACGCTGAAGGCTTTGAGGCAGGGAAAAACCAGGGTTATCAGGAAGGCTATCAGGCTGGATTACAATCAGGTATTGAAGAAGGTATTCGCCAAGGCATTGCTCAACAATCACCATTAATTAATGAGTGGCAAGGGTTATTAGCTGAATTTAGACATTCACTGAATGGACTAGACAGCGTGATTGCATCACGCTTAATGCAAATTGCCCTTACAGCAGCCAAAGAAGTTCTGGGTCAACCTGCTGTCTGCGATGGTTCTGCATTGCTTGCACAAATAACCTTAATGTTGCAACAAGAACAAATGTTCTCAAGCAATCCACAGTTACGAGTGAATCCAAGACATATTCCACAAATTGAAAAAGAGCTGGGTGATTCCCTTTCTGCTCATGGTTGGAAAGTGGTTGCCGATAACAGTATTCATGTGGGTGGATGCCGTGTTGTAACAAATGATGGCGATCTTGATGCCACGATTGCAACTCGTTGGCATGAGCTTTGCCGTCTTGCTGCACCGGAGGCGTTGTAA